The following are encoded in a window of bacterium genomic DNA:
- a CDS encoding TPM domain-containing protein, which yields MNPTIGILQRVLQVACLAIATSVAVSSEETTVSIPDPIGYVSDYGRVIEPEYERKLAQIGAELERKTGVRIRVLTVPDLGGQNLDFVAKALLAAWSESETAARNTILILDALAEKRLRIELGENIPNLLTEEVSQRVQKQVMLPNLAQGDRGEAYLLAVTEISVAIGLEQQVALYSVPGFLKLQPAVYRPDGGQKSKLPDILLFIPLLAFMVGMARLETKMARATVVFDKAFRRRWSGRFTKFRGRI from the coding sequence ATGAATCCCACTATTGGTATATTGCAACGGGTGTTGCAGGTTGCCTGTCTTGCCATTGCGACGTCGGTTGCGGTGTCCAGCGAGGAAACCACCGTGTCCATTCCCGATCCGATCGGGTATGTCTCAGACTACGGACGGGTGATTGAACCGGAGTACGAGAGGAAGCTTGCGCAAATAGGAGCGGAGCTCGAGCGCAAGACGGGCGTGCGTATCCGGGTGCTGACCGTCCCGGACTTGGGCGGACAGAATCTCGATTTCGTCGCTAAGGCTCTTTTGGCAGCGTGGTCGGAATCTGAGACTGCGGCTCGAAACACGATTCTTATTCTGGATGCTCTGGCCGAGAAACGGCTGCGGATCGAACTGGGCGAGAATATCCCTAATCTGCTTACTGAAGAAGTCAGCCAGAGGGTACAGAAACAGGTGATGCTGCCGAACCTCGCCCAAGGTGATCGGGGCGAAGCCTATTTGCTCGCCGTTACTGAAATTTCTGTGGCAATCGGTCTGGAACAGCAGGTGGCATTGTACTCCGTGCCAGGATTCTTGAAACTTCAACCGGCGGTATACCGGCCGGACGGAGGACAAAAATCCAAGCTGCCGGACATCCTTCTGTTTATCCCGCTGCTTGCCTTCATGGTTGGAATGGCGCGGCTGGAGACGAAAATGGCCCGGGCGACCGTTGTCTTCGACAAGGCGTTTCGGCGGCGCTGGAGCGGGAGATTTACTAAGTTCAGAGGCAGAATCTGA